A region of the Silene latifolia isolate original U9 population chromosome 9, ASM4854445v1, whole genome shotgun sequence genome:
TGTCCTTTTATAATTCGCCCTATTTACGCAAGCATAACTGGCTTTTTACAGGTGTCGATGCGGGCATTGGTGCTGGCACAGATGTGTTCCGTGTATAATCCTGAGTCCTGACTGCTATGAAAGATTCTTCAATTCATTGCATCTATGATATGTAAGTCTACTTATAAATCTCTACACCTTCGCCAATCTATTCTTAGTCACAATTTTCCCAGATATGTACCATAATTCAATCAATCACCCGATTGATGTCTATGTTGAAAATTGCAATCTTTTTATCATTGGATCTTTGGGTTAATGTGTTGCGTTTTCAATATCTGGTTGCTTTCGATTGCTTCGTTCGTGGTTGTGTTGAATGTCCAAgttcatttaatcacattttgtCCGAATTTCTTTTACCCAACTTCAGTTCGTTTTGCAATTTTTTTACCTGGATTTATATGCTCCTTTACTGCTTATTTGCTCTggggttatttttttttttttttttgcttgtttGATTATTATCAGGGCTTGTTTTGATTTTGTTGGGTATGAATTAGAAATACGAGATAGGTATAATTGCTTGTTTGATTACTTCTTTTCCTGCCTTATTGCCATCCGGTGGCGATAGGTGAAAGAAGTTATTGTTTGCGGGATATTTGATAAATCACAAAGGTGGTGGGACAAGAGATGTGACAAGACACTGACAGCGGGGACGACTCTATGCCTTGGGATACAGGGTCCTTAGACTTGTACTCCATATGTGTATAATACTTCGTAATATTTTCGAACTACTAAATGGAACAGCTGAAACCTAATTTTATGGATTGGCAGTGACTGGCATCAAATTTTTTTATTGATGTACATGACTACACAAATCTGTTTACTCTTTTGTGCTTTAAAATTATTGATTGACAACAGTGAATCATAGAATCGAAGACACATGTCAATCTAAACAAAAGGACAGAATTTGATGTTAATCACTTAATCTTGCAGCTACTGATCTAAATAATGATATACACCGCAATTTCTAATGTATGTTGCAGATGTGACTCTTCATTACCATGCTCGCCTAACCTTTTGCACTTAACAAATGAATTAGTTTTTCGAGAACTCAAACTCTGTCGTAGAGTACCCAATCATATTTGATGCCTGCTTTTTATTGTTTTCAATCTGAATGCATTCAAATAAAGTCTGTATGCTGCTCATACAAGTTCAGTAGACCTGTGAAACAATTCATTTTTTCATGATTGTGTTGGTGATAGAAGCTGATGACCTGATACTGAATTATTGTGTTTTCAGGACTGCAAAATGGAGGGCATTAGTAGCAGGTGCTATTGCTGGGCCGTCAATGTTATTAACTGGGCCGAATACGCAGCACAACAGTTTGTCTATCTATATTCTCATGAGAGCAGCGGTATTGGCATCTCGCTGTGGAATAAAGAGCAGGCGATTTGGGCGCATTTGCAAACCTTTAACGTGGGCGCATGGAGATGTTTTCCTCATGTGCCTCTCATCCTCCCAAATTTTGTGAGTGTCTTTTCTCATCATACCAAGCTAGGCATCATAATACACTTGAATTCTTGATGGAAAATCCGTCGGAAATCGGAATATATACAATTAAAGAACAGATGGAGGAAAATTACTGTATTTTAAAGCTGTTTTAATATTATTTTTACTTAATTGATGCATTACACATCCAAGTATTAGTCATATGAAATGCTAGCACAAGTTGCTAGGTTCGTGTCCAATTCCTTTTGAACATGAGTATTGCTTTGTACATGTTTCATGTTTTTAGCTATCAACATGTTTTTCTGATCAGCAGTGTTTGAACCAAACGAATGGAGTCATAAGATTCACTATCCTTAGTGTCCTACTAAACTCTTCTGATTTCTGTATATTGTAAAAGTAACAGTTGGTTAAATTCTTGAGACAATTATCAGTTTTAATCATCGGGAAAAAATCTTTCTGTGTTTGGAAAAGTTTTCGTTATATCCCCTTATCTTGTTATGAACGAAATAATCTTTAAAACATTGGGGTAATATTCTTGCTGTTGTTAGTAGTCTTGTAATTAGGTTTTTCTTGTGTGGCTGTTTGCTCCATCATAGTTAATCATTCTCCTTATGAGTCCTTATTACGTCCACTTTATTAAGTTCTAATGGAAATTTCCTTTTACCGATGAAAAAGTTGACAAAATTTATTTCTATCATCTAGCAAAGAGGGTGAGATGTTACAATTATTAGAAAGTATAATTATTCCTGGGTTTCACCAAAAGTAGGAATTGTTTTGTAAGATCGCAAAATGGTGGGAATATTTTTTGTTCAAGTGTCCTTTATGATGTAACTTTGTCATCTTTTCCTCGAAAAGCTATATGATTTAAGCAGGGATGTCCCTTCTCAGGTCTGCCTACATTTTGAAGCAAGAATCTCTTCCTTCATCTTACAAGTCGTTCCTCAATAAACATGGCGCAAAGGATATGTCCATTCTGCAAGGCGTGAAGCAGCTTGCAAGTGGGAATAAAGTTTCTAATCTGGAGGCAATAGAGAAATTCTACAATTCTCTTGGTGTAAACATCACCTTGGATCCAGAAATGAAAGTCCCCTGCACGGTATACATCTTCAATACCACTTTGTAGCTCACATCATTTTCCGAAACATAAATTGTTGGTTGGGAATAATATATTCACCGGGGATGTTAGGGAAGTTAAAGGAGGAAACATGGGTAAGTATCCTCTCCAACCCTTCAATTATTTCAATTAGTGATCTGTTTCGTCATTGTAGATTGACCCTTAATTATCAGAAGTCATTGCATTCTTGTAATTAATTCAGTACTATCTGGCAACTCTGCAAAGTTTGACGCTTAATGTCAATGGCAATGATATTCACTAGCATCATATGTATTGAGCTTTTGCCTCATTTTTGTGGGTCTTTTTCTCCTCAATGAATTGAGTCATTAGTATTTTTTTGAGGTTCCTTTTTGCCTAATGTTTTTCTATCTTTGCGTGTTATCGGGGGTGAATAGCTTCGTGCCTGCAATATCAATTAGGGTATCATATATGCAGTATCAAAAAGAGTGTTGGTCTGTCATCGATTGTGGAGGATTATTTGGCCTGCCATCTGAGTTTTGGGACTGGCGTAGTTTTCCCGGGTCCACATCTCTTAGTTCTCGCCAGTTTGGGCATTTTATTGAACCTGGCTTACCTAATAGACGCTGTAGTTGAGCGATTCAGGTTACTTGTGGCTGCTATTTTGGCGTAGGATTTTTACTGTGTTCAGTTCCTTCGTGTTCGTAATAGAGGATTACCCCTCTTCCCTTTTTATAGCATTAGAAGTCGATCAAAGTATTTGAATCTGATCTTTGTCTCTCTTGCAACAGTTTGTGCCCTGGCTTGAGTATATTCCAGGGAGGGGAAAAATTGGGGAAAGCTAAAATGGAAACAAATGGTGAAATTGGCAAGGTATAATTACTTGATCTTTGTCGGTCTTGCAATAGTATGAAATAAAGTGTATTTAAGATGCTGAAGTTAGTTTTGCTCTATAAATTTTCAGGAAGTGGATGATTCTGTTGCTGTGAACCCAGAGAACAAGCCTGTTACTTCCTGTTATTGATCTTGACAAGTCCGCGACAAAGAATGCTGAATATGCTGCTCCTGTGAAGGTAAACACAGATCACATAAATGTGACCAGTATCAGGACTGAGCTTTATTGGTATGTACTGATCATTTGTATGATTTTGCTTTATGCTAAAAATGATTTACTCTGAGCAGGAGGTTCTACCGGACAACGAATTTGAGAAGCGCATCAGGGCAGAGGTCATACACTCATACCTGCGAACGAGATTGGTGTGACATTTGGTGATATTGGAGCATTGGACGACATCAAAGAGTCACTTCAAGAACTTGTAATGCTTCCTCTTAGGAGGCTAGACCTGTTCAAAGGTGGTATTTTGAAGCCCTGCAGAGGTATCCTTCTGTTTGGCCCACCTGGTACTGGAAAAACCATGTTAGCCAAGGCCATTGCCAATGAAGCTGGGGCGAGTTTCATCAATGTCTCCATGTCCACTATTACTTCCAAATGGTTCGGAGAATATGAGAAGAATGTCCGAGCATTATTCTCGCTTGCAGCGAAAGTGTCCCCTGCAATTATTTTCGTGGATGAGGTGGATAGCATGCTTGGACAAAGAACCAGAGTTGGGGAACACGAGGCTATGAGAAAaatcaagaatgagtttatgACTCACTGGGATGGACTCTTGTCCAAAGCCGGTGAACAAATTCTTGTTCTTGCTGCTACTAACAGGCCCTTTGAGCTTGATAAAGTCATCATTAGGTGATTTGAGCGCAGGTTCGTTCAATATTTTTGATTTCAGACACTAAGTTTCACACAAATTCTAATCTCGCAGGATGATTAAGTTTTTTTCTTACTAAATTTTCAAGGTGACAGTAATTTTGAAATAAATTTTAGAGAGAACTGACACATGAATAAGGCTGCATACACCTAACCCTTTATCTCGCCACACATAGGCACTTTTGGATGTGGTGGTGGTGTATTTCATTGGTTCTAAGGCCCTGTTTTGCATGATATGCTATTTGTATGTCTTATAGGCACTTTTGGATGTGGTGGTGGTGTATTTCATTGGTTCTAAGGCCTTGTTTTGCCTGATATGCTATTTGTATGTCTTACTCATCCACAACACAGCCCACGCGTTGCCGAAAAGTTCTTTGAACGGTTTTTTTGTTATTTGACAGACCTTCCTAAGAATGCACGTATGTGATAGAGTGATAGACTGTGAGGCCGCTGATATCTTACTCGGAATCCAGAAGCAGATGGTGTTTTTTCTTGGGATCCGACTATTAAGCTTCATGTGTAAGTTTCTGAATTTTAATGACAGCCTTTTTATCCTCGAATTCTTTTCTCAGAAAGCTAAATTTGTGAAGAGGCTAGCCATATGGGTGTAGATGTGCAAGGATTGGGTGGAACAAAGGGTGTATGCATGTTTTTATTTTTAAACCTAAGCCTCATAGGAACATTTTTTTTCCTGGTGGTTATTGAATCAAAATGAGTGAACTCGCACATTTCCCCATATTAGTTCATTTTACACGGGCTTACAATTTGCCAAAGCTAGAGTGTGGTATTTCGATCTGTGTGATTAGATGTCTTACCTAAGGTGATTAAGGTGAAGTTACAGGCATAAGGTTTTAACGAGTAGAAAGACAATTTGAGGTATAAATGCCTTTTGATTTCCTCGGAACAAGTAGAGACAAATATTATAAGGAAACCTCTATGCTCTTTTCCCCCTTACTGGTCACCTTGATGTTGATATGAGTTCTTAGGTTGACTTGTCTATTATAAACCTGTATACTATATCAAATGCGTCAAATGGAAATTAGTTGGTCAATAAGCAAGTAAATGAGATTCAAAATGAGGTTTCATGGTATTATGACAGTAAATTAATGAATCAGTTTTTGTGTTCTAAATTAATACCGTAATTCGTATTATAACAAACTTTGTCCCACATTAGTACATTACACTAAAACCATTCGTCACAATGTATACTATATCAAATGTGTCAATggcaaattagttaagtaaatgAGATTCAAAATGAGGTTTCCTGGTATTGTGACACTAAAACCATTCGTCACATGAGTTTTTTTATATTTCCGgtggagccaaagactcattactctttggcTATGGATTTTCTTTTGTGAATTagcggtccttcgatgcagttctcgatgcaattttcatcttgggtcattcgaaaACAAATGAAGTCCAACCTTCCTCGTATTGGTTTTGAACAACATTTTATTGTGGTTGTCATTTGCCTTATAACTTGAACTTGTTCGCCTCCTCATTAAATTTTTAGATAGCGGGAGTTTATTAAGTTCATTATTGAGTTTCTACCTGTTTGTTTGTATGACAATAACTGCTTGCTACCCCATGGCTTTGATCTTTGCTAAGCTCCAGAGAGGGAGGGAGGACGAGCGAGTAGGGTATGTTTAGCTTTGTTCGATTGATGGCCGAGGGAAGGAGAGGGATAGAGAAAGGGAAAGATCGTGTCTCCCTACTTGGTTTTGTTCAGATTTAGAGGGATGAAGGGATGAAAAAAGGAATTGGAGGGAGGGAGAGGATGTCTTTGCTTGATTATGTTCATATTTAGGGAGGGGTGGTGAAAGAAGGAGATGGGCAAACAGTGAGAGTGAGAGCGTATGTGCTTGGTTTTGTTAAGAGTGAGAGAAAGGAAAGTGATGGATAATTGGGCGGAGTTAGAGGAGAGAGAAAGTAGGAGGGAGGTTGGCGGAAAGAGGAAGGGATAAGGAATGCGTGTGACGGAGAGATGGTCTATATTCTGTTTTGTTGAGATTGAGGGATAGGAAGGCGAGGGGAGCGGCAATGTTAGTTTGGTTTTGTTGATTTAGAGCGGACGGGGAAGGGGGATAGACGGAGGGAGGGATGGGTTGTCCAGATTTATTATTATTCAGTTTTGTGAGAGATGGCCTAGGAGGAGGGATTGGAAGGTAGAAGAGGAGGTTGTTTTTTAGTGTTGAGGTGTAATTAGAAGGAAAGACGGGGAGGGGTGTATTATCAATAGTTTCTTGTCTTTAGGAGAAATAACATCAATTTGATATTATATTTTGTACTTTTCTTAGTATTCGTtctt
Encoded here:
- the LOC141599077 gene encoding uncharacterized protein LOC141599077 isoform X2, with amino-acid sequence MKDSSIHCIYDMTAKWRALVAGAIAGPSMLLTGPNTQHNSLSIYILMRAAVLASRCGIKSRRFGRICKPLTWAHGDVFLMCLSSSQILSAYILKQESLPSSYKSFLNKHGAKDMSILQGVKQLASGNKVSNLEAIEKFYNSLGVNITLDPEMKVPCTVYIFNTTL
- the LOC141600574 gene encoding putative AAA domain-containing protein C24B10.10c; its protein translation is METNGEIGKRTSLLLPVIDLDKSATKNAEYAAPVKGRGHTLIPANEIGVTFGDIGALDDIKESLQELVMLPLRRLDLFKGGILKPCRGILLFGPPGTGKTMLAKAIANEAGASFINVSMSTITSKWFGEYEKNVRALFSLAAKVSPAIIFVDEVDSMLGQRTRVGEHEAMRKIKNEFMTHWDGLLSKAGEQILVLAATNRPFELDKVIIR
- the LOC141599077 gene encoding uncharacterized protein LOC141599077 isoform X1, producing the protein MKDSSIHCIYDMTAKWRALVAGAIAGPSMLLTGPNTQHNSLSIYILMRAAVLASRCGIKSRRFGRICKPLTWAHGDVFLMCLSSSQILSAYILKQESLPSSYKSFLNKHGAKDMSILQGVKQLASGNKVSNLEAIEKFYNSLGVNITLDPEMKVPCTFVPWLEYIPGRGKIGES